From a region of the Phragmites australis chromosome 21, lpPhrAust1.1, whole genome shotgun sequence genome:
- the LOC133902862 gene encoding 21 kDa protein-like — protein MAPQPRAISLRHHRHLFLLLAVTAVVTRAATADMEAAAPSATETRSTASAPAASFLRACCATTLYPALCYDSLLPYAPEFQTSHARLARVAADVTAAHLRALSARVKDLLLHATRPDTAAGGRPSEAAALHDCASTISSAANLARQSSAELTGLDAAGSTTPAGTSSRQARWQVSNAKTWLSAAMTNEGTCTDGLEEAGAAASLAGKEVTAGVASVRQYTSNSLALVNGIPL, from the coding sequence ATGGCACCTCAGCCTCGCGCCATCTCtctccgccaccaccgccacctctTCCTCCTGCTCGCCGTCACCGCCGTGGTAACACGAGCAGCCACCGCGGACATGGAGGCCGCCGCGCCGAGCGCCACAGAGACTCGGTCCACGGCGTCGGCGCCAGCGGCTTCCTTCCTCCGCGCCTGCTGCGCCACCACGCTGTACCCGGCGCTCTGCTACGACTCCCTCCTCCCATACGCCCCCGAGTTCCAGACCAGCCACGCCCGGCTCGCGCGCGTCGCGGCCGACGTCACGGCGGCACACCTCCGCGCCCTCTCGGCCCGCGTCAAGgacctcctcctccacgccACCAGGCCCGACACAGCTGCCGGCGGACGGCCTAGCGAGGCCGCGGCGCTGCACGACTGCGCGAGCACGATCTCGAGCGCGGCCAACCTGGCACGGCAGTCCTCGGCCGAGCTCACCGGGCTGGACGCAGCCGGGTCGACCACCCCGGCGGGCACGAGCAGCAGGCAAGCGAGATGGCAGGTGTCCAACGCGAAGACGTGGCTCAGCGCGGCGATGACGAACGAGGGGACGTGCACCGACGGGTTGGAGGAAGCCGGGGCCGCAGCGTCGCTGGCCGGGAAGGAGGTCACGGCCGGCGTGGCGAGCGTGAGGCAGTACACGAGCAACTCCCTCGCGCTAGTCAATGGCATACCACTGTGA
- the LOC133903197 gene encoding pectinesterase inhibitor 10-like, translating to MASTATFLFILAAAVSMTSDAAASSFRSSPVAPPPCTAPPSTVAFLRARCATTLHRVTCYDSLIPYGCVFQNSHVKLARAAADVNASQLRVLSKHLKELVARGGGPGVESAALRDCASTVSSAAGLAKDSAAELAKLDAAGAAARKSQVRWAISNAQTWLSAAMSNEATCADGLGTAGPATSPVSGEVVSAKEHTNIALALVNGIPLPSQ from the coding sequence ATGGCGTCGACAGCCACCTTTCTCTTCATCCTGGCTGCCGCTGTATCGATGACGTCAGACGcagccgcctcctcgttccggTCATCACCCGTCGCACCGCCGCCGTGCACGGCGCCACCGTCGACCGTGGCGTTCCTCCGCGCGCGCTGCGCCACCACGCTGCACCGGGTGACGTGCTACGACTCCCTCATCCCCTACGGATGCGTGTTCCAGAACAGCCACGTCAAGCTCgcccgggcggccgccgacgtCAACGCGTCCCAGCTCCGCGTGCTGTCCAAGCACCTCAAGGAGCTCGTCGCCCGTGGTGGAGGCCCCGGGGTCGAGTCGGCTGCGCTGCGCGACTGTGCGAGCACGGTGTCATCGGCCGCGGGCCTGGCCAAGGACTCGGCGGCCGAGCTCGCCAAGCTGGACGCCGCAGGAGCCGCGGCACGAAAAAGTCAGGTCAGGTGGGCCATTTCCAACGCGCAGACGTGGCTTAGCGCGGCCATGTCGAACGAGGCGACGTGCGCCGACGGGCTCGGGACGGCAGGCCCCGCCACGTCGCCGGTTTCGGGGGAGGTTGTGAGCGCGAAGGAGCACACTAACATCGCCCTCGCACTCGTCAACGGCATACCGTTACCGTCGCAATGA